The Polyangiaceae bacterium genomic interval CGCACGGCTTCGGCGAGCGTCGACGTCATTCTGTTTCGCAACGTTTCCATCTATGCCCAGTCGGACGCATTGAAGCGTATCTTCGACGGATTTCATCGTGTTCTGAAGGGCGATGGGCTGCTCGTCGAAAGCGTCTCCGACGCGAGGCCACCTTCCGAGCTATTCGACGCCGTGGATGGCCCCGTCCTCGGGCTGTTTTCGCCCGTCGACAAGACGCTACCGCCGCCCAAAAAGCCATCGCAGCGCCCGTCGAATGCCCTTGCGCGCGAAGCGCCTGCCATTTCGAAAAGCGAGACGCCTTTGCTTCCGGGCCCGCGTGAAGCGACGACGCCGGCGAATCTCTTGCATGCGGCCATCGCCTACGGCGACAGAGGTTACCTCGATCGAGCCTTCGATTGCGTTGAGCGAGTGCTCGTTTCTTCGCCCGAAAATGCGGACGCTCATTTCGTTCGCGGCAAGCTGCTCATGGCGGCACGCAGATCGGGCGACGCGGTCGTCGAATTGCGCCAGGCTCTCTTTTTGAGCCCGCGGCACCGCCTTGCCCGATTTTGGCTCGCCACGGCGCTCGTCGCCATCGATATGCCTCGCAAAGCCATTCTCGAGCTCGCCGAGCTGAATCGAAGACTCGGCCATGCAGACCCCACCGAGCTGCTCGAAGATGGCACGACGCGCGTTGCAGAATTGATGACGGCCGTCGACACTTTGCAAAGGACACTGCAATGAGCGACGCACATGCACAGGAGCACCTTTCCAGGGTCCTCGACGAGCGCGCTCTCCGACTAGCGCGCATTCCGGCGGAGGAAAAACGCCGGACGCTGCTGTATCCCGCGGCCATTCTCGTGGTGGGAAAAACCCTCGTCGGCATTGCGGTGAACGCATTGCGCGAAGTGCAAACAGCGGCACCGATTACGCCATTACCAGGTTTGCCCGAAGGTATGCTGGGCGTCGCGCACGTGCGCGGCGAGGTGATTTGCGTCGTGGATCTTTCGCGTTGGATTGGGACCGAAGAGCGCGGCACGGGCGCATGTTTGGCCGTAATCGAAGGCCCGCGTGGTCCGCTGGGCCTCGTGGCCGACCATTGTGCAGGTTTTCGCGACGTCTACGAGGAAGATGTCGTGCGGGACTTTGCAGCAGCGTCAAAGGTGCGACTCCGCCACGTGCGTGCAATGACGCGCGACCTGGTTGCGATTTTGGACGTGCCGGAATTGCTTGCCGATCCGCGACTCATCGTCGGCGCCCCCGCACCTCGAACGCCGGAGGGTTTGTCATGACGGACACTCCACACAACGATGACATCATCGAGATTTTTCGGTACGAAGTCAGTGAAATGCTCGATGCGCTCGCGGGCATCCTGGAGCGCATGGAAACGGCGGATGTCGAAGCGCGTAAACGTGAGGTTCATGCGGCGTTTCGCATCATGCACACCATGAAAGGCGCCGCGGGCGTCGCTGGAGTCGGCTCCATTGCGACGCTGGCCCATGCCATCGAAAATGCGCTCGGTCGTTTTCGCGATTGCGGCATTGTTCCTTCGAGCGACGACATCGCGCTACTTGCCGAAACGTTACCCATCATCGAGGGGCTTGCCGCGGGAACGCTCGACGACAGCGCGAGTGCGCCATATGTTGCACGCTTCGATGCTGCGTATCGCAATGAAACGCGCGACGACGTCGACTCGCGCGAAAATGCGCACGAAAGGCCGCCTGACACCGTGGCGCGACCGTCCCTCACGAAGGATACGGGCATTGTCGAGCCGCCCGTCATGGATGCGTTCGTCCGTGTGGATGTTCAACGCCTCGATCGATTGCTTGCACGAGTGGGCGACCTGTTGCCATTGCAGGTGCGCTTTTTGAGCTACATCGACGAATTCGAGAGGCTGTTTCAATCGCTCGGCGCCGAATCAAATGAATCGTCGTTCGACGCCGCCGAGCTTCAGCGCCGCGCCGGAATGCTCTTGCGCCGGTATGCTGCCGATGCGCGCAGATTTGCTCGATCCGCCGACGACATCGTGGATACGACGAAACGAGTGCGCATGCTCCCGCTCGCGACCCAAGCATCGCATTGGAATCGATTGGTGTACGAAGCTGCGCGTGCGCTCGGCAAACGCGTCGACCTGGACGTCGACGTCGGCGACATCGAGCTCGACAAGCGTGTTTTCGATGTTCTTCGCGACCCCTTGTTTCACATTCTTCGCAACGCCGTGGATCACGGAATCGAGCCGGCGATGGTGAGACGAGCCTGGAGCAAACCCGAACACGGGCGGATTTTGATATCGGCGCGTGTCGCGGGAACCATGATCGACATAGAAATCAGCGACGACGGCGCAGGACTCGATACGGTTGCCATTCGTGAACATGCTTTGCGGGCCGGGTTCATCACGCCCGAACAAGCCGCCACGTTTTCACTCGAGCAAGCTGCGGCGTTGATTTTCCGCCCCGGGCTCTCGACCGCGCAATCCGTCAGCACCATCAGCGGACGCGGCGTCGGGCTCGATGCCGTGCGACAAACCGCTCGTGATCTTGGCGGCAGCGTCGATGTCATTGCGCCCCTGCTCGGAGGCACGACCTTTCGTATTCGCGTGCCCGTGACCATTGCACTGCTGCGAGGGCTCCTCGTTCGTATCGACAACCAGCGCGTGGTATTGCCCATTGAACACGTCGTGCACGTACGACGCGCGCGTGTCGATGCCGTTCGACACGTCGGCACGATGCGCATTCTCGACACGGATCACGAACCGCTGCGGTTGCATGGATTGGGAACGTCGAATGGGCGTGAAAAAGGGCATGGCGCCGAAACCATGACGATCGTCGTAGCCTCGCACGGCGACATGCGCGTCGGCCTCGTCGTCGACGAAATCATTGGCGAACAACAATTCATTGCGCGTTCGCTCCCGTGGAACCTGAAGCATGTTCCCGGCGTCAGCGGCGTCGTCATTCTCCCAGACGGCACCGTATCGACGGTCCTCGATGTCCCGCGGCTTTTCGATGCAAACGACGCCATCGTCGAGCCCATGGCCATACCCCGCAAAATGGGCGCGCCATCGCGTATCGTCGTCGCCGATGATTCGATGTCCATTCGAACGATGATGCGTAATGCCCTCGAAGGTGCAGGATATCAAGTATTCCTTTGCGCCGACGGACATGAAGCTTGGGAGACGTTGACATCGCGTGAAGCCGAATTGCTCGTTTCCGACGTCCATATGCCTCGCGTCGACGGCCTGGAGCTCACGCGACGTGTTCGAGCGGACGCACGTTTGGCGCATCTCCCGGTCGTTCTCGTCACGAGTCTCGATCGCAAGGAGGATCTCGTTGCCGGTGCTGCTGCCGGGGCAAACGAATACATCGTCAAATCGCAGCTCGATCAAACCAAGCTGCTGGAGGCCGTAGCGCGATTGGTTTGAACGCGCATTCCCACGGAGGCGATGGACATGCTGAAAATCGACGCGCAGAATGCAGGGTTTGCGCATGACGCGCCCGAGCAGGACGTTGCCAAGGCTTCAGCATCTGCGTCGAGCGCCTCCGTACGCGTGCAAGCCAATGCAGAAGCGCAGGCATCGACGATGGGTGGCGTGCGTGCCGTCATGTTTGCCACCTTCGTATTCATTGTCGTCAATACGGCGACCATTGCGTTGACGCTACCCTTGCCGGTGCAAGGCATTCGTCTGCGAGCGCTGCATCACCTTTACGATGTGGGCCAACACCTCGCCGCGGGCCTCTTGGCAGCGGCAACCGTTGCCTTGTGGCAAAAATTCGGGCCGCGCCGATCGATGTGGAACCATGTTGCATTGGTCGTCGTGTCGATGGGCCTTGCGATTCCCATTTTGCGCCCCGATCTGCATGCGTTTGCCCATCGAACTGCGTCCCTTCGATGGGCCGGTGCGCTGCTCGCATTGCTCACCACGCTCGGTGCATTGGGTGTCGTCATTGCTGCGGAAGCGGGACGGCGGCTCGGACAAACCTCTCGCCACCTCGCATGGCTCGGAATCGGCATTGGCACCATTATCTTCATCCTCAACCATCGGCTCTTACGTCGTGATTACCCCGGTGTTCACTTTTTTGTAGCGCTTTCCGGCGCGAGTTTGATGGCTGCTGCCGTCGCGTCCCTGCGATTGCCATCGTGGTGGGCGCGTGCCGTTCGCGCAATGCCGTGGATTTTGGTGACGATCATTGCGGGGTTTACCGTCGTCGTTTGGCCAGGCAATGTATTGCTCATTGAAATGCTCAAGGTCGACGGCGCCGTCGTTGCTCCTTGGGTGGCCAGGATGTATTCTGCCCGCCGCGGCAGCGCCAGCGTTCCCGTCGCTGCGCGAGCTTGGTATTCGGATCGATCGACGCTGCCTCCGATTCCGCCGACTGCACCGCCGCTGCTCGGGGACAAACCCGTCGTCGTACTCATTTCAATCGATGCGCTCCGAGCAGACATCATCCAGTCCAAGAAATACGACGCGCGTTTCCCCACGTTCGCCAAATTGCGGGACCAATCCATCGATTTTACCATGGCCCGCGCCAATGGTACACAAACGGTCTATTCTCTCACGACGCTCTTCACGGGAACGTACTTTTCCCAGCAATATTGGGCGATTCATCCCAAGGTTCCCGCTACATTTCCGCACGAAGAGCCGGCGACGCGATTTCCGCAATTCCTTGCGGACAGAGGCATCACCACGGTCAGTGTCACGACGTCGTATTTGTTCAACCACGCCTATGGTCTTCTTGGAGGTTTCTCCGAGGAAATCCAGACGGAGGACAAGAACATCACCGGCCGCGATCCTTATGCACGCGGCGTGCTCATGATGAACGATATCATCAAGCGCCTCGAAAAACAGGGCTCGGAAGGCTTATTTCTCTATTCTCATTTGCTCGATGCGCACGCGCCCTACGATCGCGCCGGTACGCGAGGTTCGGAATTCGATAGGTACCTCGCCGAGGTCGCCTATCTCGACCGAGAAATCGCTCGACTGCTGACGACACTCGACAAAACGGGCCTCGCTTCGCGCTGCGCGTTGATCGTGACGTCCGATCATGGCGAGGCATTCGGTGAACATGGCTCGAGGACGCATGGCGTCAGCCTTTATGAAGAATTACTTCGCATTCCTCTATTTGTCCGACTGCCGAATGTCCCGCCGCGCAAAGTCGATACGCCCGTCACATTGATCGACCTCGGTCCAACGATACTCGATCTCATGGGCGCACCCACGCCCGGTTCCAACATGGGTCAAAGCCTCGTCCCGTTTTTGCGTGGACAATCGCCCGTATTGAATCGACCCATCGTGGCCGAAACGCGCCTCAAAAAGTCGCTCGTCACGAATGACGGCTTCAAAATCATCGTCGACGACGTCTCGCACACGACCGAAGTATACAACTTGAAGACAGATCCGCGCGAGCTAAACAATTTATACGATGGTCCCGGATCTCCCGATGCTCAACGCGTTGAATTGTTGCGGCTTTTCTTCGACACGCACAGAATTCGCCGGCCCGGTTACGTCATTCCCTACAGGCCATGACGAGCGCCAGCAACCAACTGCATATCTTGCGCCTCACGCAAAACGTGCCGTTTTCTTCACCCTTGTACATAGCTCGAACGCAAGGAAATCGTCAATGCTCGTGTGGCACGACGATTGCCACGCGTCGTGCGTATGCGCCTCGCAAAAAATATGTTCGATGAGGCCCCATTCATGGTGTTCTGGGAAATGACCCAGGCCTGTGATCTCGCATGTAGGCATTGCCGCGCGTGCGCCGTCCCCGATCAGAATCCGCTCGAGCTTCGTACGGACGAAGCGGAGCAGCTTCTTCGCGACGTTCGCGAAATGGGCACGATGCTCTTCGTGCTCACGGGCGGCGATCCTGCAAAACGCAAAGATCTCGTGCACTTGGTGCGTCATGGTACGCAATTGGGGCTCCGCATGGCGCTTACGCCGAGCGCCACGCCGCTCGTCACACCGGACCTGCTCTCGGCGCTCAAGGACGCAGGACTTGCGCGCCTCGCCGTGAGCCTCGATGGCGTGTCAAACGCCGCGCATGATGACTTTCGCCGTGTGCTCGGGTCCTACCGGCGCACGTTCGAGATTCTGGAGACGGCGAAAGCTCTGGGAATTACGACGCAAATCAACACCACGGTGACGCGCTTCAATGTCGCGGACCTGGAACGCATGGCCAAACAGATAACGCCGCTCGGCATCGAGCTGTGGAGCATTTTCTTGGTCGTGCCCACGGGACGAGCAACGGAAGCGGACGTGCTCGATCCGGACGAGGTGGAAGGCGTGCTCGAACGGCTTGCCGTGCTTACCGAAACGGCGCCGTTCGACATCAAAACGACGGCGGCTCCGCATTTTCGGCGAGTTCTGTTGCAGCGCAAGGTGAAGCGTTCGGAAATCGCTGGCATTGCAGATGGAATCGGTCGCGCTCCACGCGGCGTGAACGACGGCCAAGGCATTGCTTTCGTGTCGCATCTCGGAGACGTCATGCCGAGCGGTTTTTTGCCGATTCCGTGCGGCAATGTTCGCACGCAGCGCATTCGCGACATATATCGCGATCATCCCGTATTTCGCTCGCTTCGCGAGCCGGACGCGCTTTCTGGCAAATGCGGAGATTGCGAATTTCGGAAGGTATGCGGTGGTTCTCGCGCCCGGGCCTATGCCATGGAAGGCGACCATCTCGCGTCGGATCCTGCGTGCGCATATCAGCCGCGCCAGCGACGATCCGAGGCGACCGACGCGATTTGCTGAGACATCGAGCGCACGCTTTCGGCATATTTTGCGCCGCACGCAAGCCCTGCGCGCTCCCCGTTCCTCAGGGCAACCATGCCCCCGACAATCCCCGTCTCATTCGCGCGGTACGGTGCTTGCAGCGCGGCAATCGGACCGTCTTCGTTGCTTCGCGCACGGGAGGCGAACATGGAAGTTGTCACTGTCAATACGATGCTCCGCAAGCGCGACAAGCGCTCGCCTGCGGGTGCGCTCCTCGA includes:
- a CDS encoding TIGR04053 family radical SAM/SPASM domain-containing protein, with the protein product MRLAKNMFDEAPFMVFWEMTQACDLACRHCRACAVPDQNPLELRTDEAEQLLRDVREMGTMLFVLTGGDPAKRKDLVHLVRHGTQLGLRMALTPSATPLVTPDLLSALKDAGLARLAVSLDGVSNAAHDDFRRVLGSYRRTFEILETAKALGITTQINTTVTRFNVADLERMAKQITPLGIELWSIFLVVPTGRATEADVLDPDEVEGVLERLAVLTETAPFDIKTTAAPHFRRVLLQRKVKRSEIAGIADGIGRAPRGVNDGQGIAFVSHLGDVMPSGFLPIPCGNVRTQRIRDIYRDHPVFRSLREPDALSGKCGDCEFRKVCGGSRARAYAMEGDHLASDPACAYQPRQRRSEATDAIC
- a CDS encoding sulfatase, with product MLKIDAQNAGFAHDAPEQDVAKASASASSASVRVQANAEAQASTMGGVRAVMFATFVFIVVNTATIALTLPLPVQGIRLRALHHLYDVGQHLAAGLLAAATVALWQKFGPRRSMWNHVALVVVSMGLAIPILRPDLHAFAHRTASLRWAGALLALLTTLGALGVVIAAEAGRRLGQTSRHLAWLGIGIGTIIFILNHRLLRRDYPGVHFFVALSGASLMAAAVASLRLPSWWARAVRAMPWILVTIIAGFTVVVWPGNVLLIEMLKVDGAVVAPWVARMYSARRGSASVPVAARAWYSDRSTLPPIPPTAPPLLGDKPVVVLISIDALRADIIQSKKYDARFPTFAKLRDQSIDFTMARANGTQTVYSLTTLFTGTYFSQQYWAIHPKVPATFPHEEPATRFPQFLADRGITTVSVTTSYLFNHAYGLLGGFSEEIQTEDKNITGRDPYARGVLMMNDIIKRLEKQGSEGLFLYSHLLDAHAPYDRAGTRGSEFDRYLAEVAYLDREIARLLTTLDKTGLASRCALIVTSDHGEAFGEHGSRTHGVSLYEELLRIPLFVRLPNVPPRKVDTPVTLIDLGPTILDLMGAPTPGSNMGQSLVPFLRGQSPVLNRPIVAETRLKKSLVTNDGFKIIVDDVSHTTEVYNLKTDPRELNNLYDGPGSPDAQRVELLRLFFDTHRIRRPGYVIPYRP
- a CDS encoding response regulator → MTDTPHNDDIIEIFRYEVSEMLDALAGILERMETADVEARKREVHAAFRIMHTMKGAAGVAGVGSIATLAHAIENALGRFRDCGIVPSSDDIALLAETLPIIEGLAAGTLDDSASAPYVARFDAAYRNETRDDVDSRENAHERPPDTVARPSLTKDTGIVEPPVMDAFVRVDVQRLDRLLARVGDLLPLQVRFLSYIDEFERLFQSLGAESNESSFDAAELQRRAGMLLRRYAADARRFARSADDIVDTTKRVRMLPLATQASHWNRLVYEAARALGKRVDLDVDVGDIELDKRVFDVLRDPLFHILRNAVDHGIEPAMVRRAWSKPEHGRILISARVAGTMIDIEISDDGAGLDTVAIREHALRAGFITPEQAATFSLEQAAALIFRPGLSTAQSVSTISGRGVGLDAVRQTARDLGGSVDVIAPLLGGTTFRIRVPVTIALLRGLLVRIDNQRVVLPIEHVVHVRRARVDAVRHVGTMRILDTDHEPLRLHGLGTSNGREKGHGAETMTIVVASHGDMRVGLVVDEIIGEQQFIARSLPWNLKHVPGVSGVVILPDGTVSTVLDVPRLFDANDAIVEPMAIPRKMGAPSRIVVADDSMSIRTMMRNALEGAGYQVFLCADGHEAWETLTSREAELLVSDVHMPRVDGLELTRRVRADARLAHLPVVLVTSLDRKEDLVAGAAAGANEYIVKSQLDQTKLLEAVARLV
- a CDS encoding chemotaxis protein CheW, with the translated sequence MSDAHAQEHLSRVLDERALRLARIPAEEKRRTLLYPAAILVVGKTLVGIAVNALREVQTAAPITPLPGLPEGMLGVAHVRGEVICVVDLSRWIGTEERGTGACLAVIEGPRGPLGLVADHCAGFRDVYEEDVVRDFAAASKVRLRHVRAMTRDLVAILDVPELLADPRLIVGAPAPRTPEGLS